A part of Arthrobacter dokdonellae genomic DNA contains:
- a CDS encoding DNA gyrase/topoisomerase IV subunit B gives MNSDYSARHLSVLEGLEAVRKRPGMYIGSTDSRGLMHCLWEIIDNSVDEALAGYGQDIKVILHKDNSVEVHDDGRGIPVDVEPKTGLTGLEVVLTKLHAGGKFGGTSYAASGGLHGVGASVVNALSARMDAQVDRGGKTYQMSFRRGEPGHFKDSGKSAGPDVEFTPFTEKSSLDVVGTTKRGVTGTRIRYWADRQIFTPDAKFSYEELVSRARQTSFLVPGLKITVRDERRVPGSPGEFASHEEVFHHDGGISEFVDFLSVGGSVTDIWRLQGHGTFTETVPVLNASGHLESTAVERDCEVDIALRWGVGYDTTMRSFVNIIATPKGGRHQEGFEQALLKTFRKVVEANARKLKAGNDKIEKDDVMAGMTAVLTVRLAEPQFEGQTKEILGTPAVKAIVAKVVERELKAKLESTARGEKIQAATLLEKVVSEMKSRISARVHKETQRRKNALETSSLPTKLADCRSNDVKKSELFIVEGDSALGTAKLARSSDFQALLPIRGKILNVQKASVGDMLANAECAALIQVVGAGSGRSFDLEAARYGKVILMTDADVDGAHIRTLLLTLFFRYMRPMIDAGNVYAAVPPLHRVEIVHAGSKANEMVYTYSEKELHGLLAKLEKSGKAYKKPIQRYKGLGEMDAEQLAETTMDPRHRMLRRVTSADADRAEHTFELLMGAEVAPRKEFIVAGSEHLDADRIDA, from the coding sequence ATGAATTCCGATTACAGCGCCCGCCACCTCTCCGTGCTGGAGGGGCTGGAGGCCGTTCGGAAGCGCCCCGGCATGTACATCGGCTCCACGGACTCCCGCGGCCTCATGCACTGCCTGTGGGAGATCATTGACAACTCCGTGGACGAGGCCTTGGCAGGCTACGGACAGGACATCAAGGTGATCCTGCATAAGGACAACTCGGTGGAAGTGCACGACGACGGCCGCGGCATCCCCGTGGACGTCGAACCAAAGACCGGGCTCACCGGGTTGGAGGTGGTGCTGACCAAGCTCCACGCCGGCGGCAAGTTCGGCGGCACGTCCTACGCCGCGTCCGGCGGGCTGCACGGGGTCGGCGCAAGCGTGGTCAACGCCCTGTCCGCCCGCATGGACGCCCAGGTGGACCGCGGCGGCAAGACGTACCAGATGAGCTTCCGGCGCGGCGAGCCGGGCCACTTCAAGGACTCGGGCAAGTCCGCCGGACCCGACGTGGAGTTCACCCCGTTCACCGAAAAGTCCAGCCTGGACGTGGTGGGCACCACCAAACGCGGTGTCACCGGCACCCGGATCCGCTACTGGGCCGACCGGCAGATCTTCACCCCCGACGCGAAGTTTTCCTACGAGGAGCTGGTCTCCCGCGCCCGCCAGACCTCCTTCCTGGTCCCAGGGTTGAAGATCACCGTCCGTGACGAACGCCGCGTTCCCGGCTCGCCCGGCGAGTTCGCCTCCCACGAGGAAGTGTTCCACCACGACGGCGGCATCTCCGAGTTTGTCGACTTCCTTTCCGTGGGCGGTTCAGTCACCGACATCTGGCGCCTGCAGGGCCATGGCACCTTCACCGAAACCGTCCCCGTCCTCAACGCCTCCGGGCACCTGGAAAGCACCGCCGTCGAGCGGGACTGCGAGGTGGACATTGCCCTTCGCTGGGGCGTCGGCTACGACACCACCATGCGCAGCTTCGTGAACATCATCGCGACGCCCAAGGGCGGGCGGCACCAGGAGGGCTTTGAGCAGGCCCTGCTGAAGACGTTCCGGAAAGTAGTGGAGGCCAACGCCCGCAAGCTCAAAGCGGGCAACGACAAGATTGAAAAGGACGACGTCATGGCGGGCATGACCGCCGTGCTCACCGTCCGTCTGGCCGAGCCCCAGTTTGAGGGCCAGACGAAGGAGATCCTGGGCACTCCCGCCGTCAAGGCCATTGTGGCCAAGGTGGTGGAAAGGGAACTCAAGGCCAAGCTCGAATCCACGGCGCGCGGTGAGAAGATCCAGGCCGCCACCCTGCTGGAAAAAGTGGTCTCGGAGATGAAGTCGCGCATCTCGGCCCGCGTGCACAAGGAGACCCAGCGGCGCAAGAACGCGCTGGAAACCTCCTCACTGCCTACCAAGCTGGCCGACTGCCGCAGCAACGACGTCAAAAAGAGCGAGCTGTTCATCGTGGAGGGCGACAGCGCCCTGGGCACGGCGAAGCTGGCCAGGTCCTCGGACTTCCAGGCGCTGCTGCCGATCCGCGGCAAGATCCTCAACGTCCAAAAGGCATCGGTCGGGGACATGCTGGCCAACGCCGAATGCGCCGCTCTCATCCAGGTGGTGGGTGCCGGCTCCGGCCGCAGCTTCGACCTGGAGGCGGCACGCTACGGCAAGGTCATCCTGATGACGGACGCCGACGTTGACGGCGCCCACATCCGCACCCTGCTGCTGACCCTGTTCTTCCGTTACATGCGTCCCATGATCGACGCCGGCAACGTGTACGCGGCCGTCCCGCCGCTGCACCGGGTCGAGATCGTTCACGCCGGCTCCAAGGCCAACGAGATGGTCTACACGTATTCGGAAAAGGAGCTCCACGGGCTGCTGGCGAAGCTGGAAAAGTCCGGCAAAGCCTACAAGAAACCGATCCAGCGCTACAAGGGTCTGGGCGAGATGGACGCCGAGCAGCTGGCCGAGACCACCATGGACCCGCGCCACCGCATGCTGCGCCGGGTCACCAGCGCCGACGCCGACCGTGCCGAACATACCTTTGAGCTGCTCATGGGCGCCGAGGTGGCCCCGCGCAAGGAATTCATTGTGGCCGGCAGCGAACATCTGGACGCGGACCGCATCGACGCGTAA
- a CDS encoding M56 family metallopeptidase gives MFWSSWFLAGLAVTLAWPVPVLLSRAQWPARAPFPAMVLWQSIALAGGLSMIGAMLCYGIVPLGDNLAAGLHGLLRIVTGRESLDNLGLLHAFALSAAALLSVHLVFTLWLTYFRINRQRRRHRDLLNLLSSPAGDRPDTLVINHEAPVAYCLPGGSRSVTVLSDGLMTLLSPEELRAVLLHEQTHLAQRHHLLLWAFAAWRSALPWLPTSRLAQRAVSSLIEIMADDVALRSVGKSTLVTAIALVASGPARLPAASLVDAAGHHIDTPETTSARLGRLLTPAPPLGPGLQAAVVAAALLLLAVPTALLLVPGLFS, from the coding sequence ATGTTCTGGAGCTCGTGGTTCCTCGCGGGCCTGGCCGTCACACTTGCATGGCCGGTGCCCGTGCTGTTGTCGCGCGCCCAGTGGCCCGCCAGGGCCCCCTTTCCGGCCATGGTGCTCTGGCAGTCCATCGCCCTGGCCGGCGGGCTCTCCATGATCGGCGCGATGCTCTGCTACGGCATCGTGCCGCTGGGGGACAACCTCGCGGCCGGGCTGCACGGGCTGCTGCGCATCGTCACCGGCCGTGAGTCCCTGGACAACCTGGGCCTGCTTCACGCCTTCGCGCTCAGCGCTGCGGCCCTGCTTTCCGTCCACCTCGTGTTCACGCTGTGGCTGACGTATTTCCGCATCAACCGCCAGCGGCGCCGCCACCGGGACCTGCTCAACCTGCTCAGCTCCCCTGCCGGCGACCGCCCCGACACCCTCGTCATCAACCATGAGGCACCCGTCGCCTATTGCCTGCCGGGCGGCTCCCGCTCGGTGACGGTCCTTTCCGACGGACTGATGACGCTGCTCTCCCCCGAGGAACTGCGCGCCGTGCTCCTGCACGAGCAGACGCACCTGGCCCAGCGCCACCACCTGCTGTTGTGGGCCTTTGCGGCCTGGCGCTCGGCGCTGCCGTGGCTGCCCACGTCCCGGCTGGCCCAGCGCGCCGTCTCGTCGCTCATTGAAATCATGGCCGACGACGTCGCCCTGCGTTCGGTCGGCAAGTCCACCCTGGTCACGGCCATCGCCCTGGTCGCGAGCGGCCCGGCAAGGCTGCCGGCCGCGTCCCTGGTGGACGCGGCGGGGCACCACATTGACACCCCGGAGACGACGTCGGCCCGGCTCGGCAGGCTCCTCACCCCGGCTCCCCCGCTGGGCCCTGGCCTGCAGGCGGCGGTGGTGGCCGCGGCGCTGCTGCTGCTGGCTGTGCCCACTGCGCTGCTGCTGGTGCCCGGCCTGTTCTCCTGA
- a CDS encoding DUF7455 domain-containing protein: MTTTAIASRELSTLDRCDRCGAQAYVRVVLESSGGELLFCGHHARSVEVSLKPLASEWHDETSRLNEKAPVSVD, translated from the coding sequence ATGACTACCACCGCCATTGCCAGCCGCGAGCTGAGCACGCTGGACCGCTGCGACCGTTGTGGTGCACAAGCCTATGTACGGGTTGTCCTGGAATCCTCCGGAGGCGAACTGCTTTTTTGCGGACACCACGCCCGCTCCGTGGAGGTTTCACTGAAGCCGCTTGCTTCGGAATGGCACGACGAAACGTCCCGCCTAAACGAAAAGGCCCCCGTTTCCGTCGACTAG
- a CDS encoding cytochrome ubiquinol oxidase subunit I, which translates to MEALDIARWQFGIVTVYHFLMVPLTIGLGLLVAVLQSAWHRTGREEYLRATKFWGKLFLINFIMGVATGIVQEFQFGMAWSQYSRFVGDVFGAPLAMESLLAFFVESTFLGLWIFGWKKLPARIHLACLWIAVCGSVVSAYFILVANSWMQHPVGVKMIDGYPHMVDAWAVFTNNTALVAFFHTITGALAVAGAFLLGISWYHLWRRRRDGIDTVDARGRVIVGESATIPGRDKRDHSVWIKSLRIGAVVAMIAFAGSAVSGDMSGKLMFQQQPMKMAAAEAACHDGTSFSILSIGDLSSRDCSKVVAVMEIPGLLSFLAHNDFTTDIKGVNTLVPEYQAKYGTTVPDNPIYGDRAGQPINYVPVMPVTYWGFRMMIGFGGLAALASAVALFATRKGTVPRPRWIMRLALVGILAPFGANAAGWIFTEMGRQPFVVAPNPSMSGVDQVFMFTAAAVSPGVSAGEMIFSLAALGTVYAVLLVVEVFLLTKYIRGGVPSAMPELGHGRADGTDDAGSGPGGKADGDDVLAFAY; encoded by the coding sequence ATGGAAGCTCTGGACATTGCCCGGTGGCAGTTCGGGATTGTCACCGTGTACCACTTTTTGATGGTGCCCCTGACCATTGGCCTGGGCCTGCTGGTGGCTGTCCTGCAATCCGCATGGCACCGCACCGGCAGGGAAGAATACCTCCGCGCCACCAAATTCTGGGGCAAGCTGTTCCTGATCAACTTCATCATGGGCGTGGCCACCGGCATTGTCCAGGAGTTCCAGTTCGGCATGGCCTGGAGCCAGTACAGCCGCTTTGTGGGCGACGTCTTCGGCGCCCCGCTGGCGATGGAATCGCTCCTGGCCTTCTTTGTTGAGTCCACCTTCCTGGGCCTGTGGATCTTCGGCTGGAAAAAGCTGCCGGCCAGGATCCACCTGGCCTGCCTGTGGATTGCGGTGTGCGGCTCCGTCGTCTCCGCCTACTTCATCCTGGTGGCCAACTCCTGGATGCAGCACCCGGTGGGTGTGAAAATGATCGACGGCTACCCGCACATGGTCGACGCCTGGGCCGTCTTCACGAACAACACCGCACTGGTGGCGTTCTTCCACACCATCACCGGGGCACTGGCCGTGGCCGGCGCGTTCCTGCTCGGCATCTCCTGGTACCACCTGTGGCGCCGCCGCCGTGACGGCATCGACACCGTCGACGCCCGGGGCCGCGTCATCGTGGGTGAGTCCGCCACCATCCCCGGCCGCGACAAAAGAGACCACTCCGTCTGGATCAAGTCGCTGCGGATCGGCGCCGTGGTGGCCATGATCGCGTTTGCCGGATCCGCCGTGTCCGGAGACATGTCCGGCAAGCTGATGTTCCAGCAGCAGCCCATGAAGATGGCCGCAGCCGAGGCAGCGTGCCACGACGGCACCAGCTTCTCCATCCTTTCCATCGGCGACCTCAGCAGCCGCGACTGTTCCAAGGTGGTCGCCGTCATGGAAATCCCTGGCCTGCTCTCCTTCCTGGCACACAACGACTTCACCACGGACATCAAGGGCGTCAACACCCTGGTGCCGGAGTACCAGGCGAAGTACGGCACCACCGTCCCGGACAACCCGATCTACGGCGACCGGGCCGGCCAGCCCATCAACTACGTGCCCGTCATGCCTGTCACCTACTGGGGCTTCCGCATGATGATCGGCTTCGGCGGGCTCGCCGCGCTGGCCTCGGCCGTGGCGCTCTTTGCCACGCGGAAGGGCACCGTGCCGCGGCCACGGTGGATCATGCGCCTGGCCCTGGTGGGCATCCTTGCCCCCTTTGGGGCCAACGCCGCCGGCTGGATCTTCACCGAAATGGGCCGGCAGCCCTTTGTGGTGGCGCCCAACCCGTCCATGTCCGGCGTCGACCAGGTGTTCATGTTCACAGCGGCGGCCGTCTCGCCCGGCGTCTCGGCGGGGGAGATGATCTTCTCCCTGGCGGCGCTGGGCACCGTCTACGCCGTGCTGTTGGTGGTTGAGGTGTTCCTGCTGACCAAGTACATCCGCGGCGGCGTGCCCTCGGCCATGCCGGAACTGGGGCACGGCCGGGCAGATGGAACGGACGACGCCGGCAGCGGCCCGGGCGGGAAGGCGGACGGCGACGATGTGCTGGCCTTTGCGTACTGA
- a CDS encoding helix-turn-helix transcriptional regulator: MQSSQASRTMIGREEELRALAESYGLALQSKPQAVVVAGEAGLGKTRLLREFLHGTAASARVLSGQCVDLGPLAAPYAPIAAVLRSLASEIGLAELLDLAGPGRDALALLLPEAGTAEPALPTANLVLEAVSTVLERAAESLPTVVVVEDLHWADESSLAVLGFILRAFDGGQFMLVMTYRSDDVHRGHPLRAFLAEVERGRYAKNIQLGRLDRDQVRQQVEAITGAPASYELVENVLSRSDGIPFFVEELVGVDGCATATELPSSLRDLLLARYERMDEPVQYFLRVIAAGGTCVPHLLAESAFDRTLDDFEASARLAQQANLIGIDGDSYTFRHALLREAIHADLLPGERTRFHTRYAQALESGDPALRDTAAVAYHWDAANVPDKTFKASVTAMGEAWRSFAYTTSARMGERALELWDSVDRPEQAAGMPRYRLMGRTAEAHNLAGDGERSLAVIRLAAGEPAATGHARARLLADQARYLGFNAKAGSEELLLQALELVPPDTDDNLRARLLNWLAARYMLAGTLDEAIAVATEALNLATAAGNDEERSVAANLRGVSRINAGDVAGGREDLESAEGLAEGKAQALLRFRVNYSDTLNLLGLYNESIEVAEAGIARARQLGVERTTGALLSSNAVEPLFARGDWSRAAALLERNLQLSPPSSFHAYLMRSKIWSTLWGGDIVGADTLFRRWQPLLRELARVEMQSRLHLAILSAELAWAQGELDHAWQEASFILSPAFRPLPGYDLPLLAVAARVLAALRRARVQGPADDERRLRAVLTRDSFWPTHRAWQALHDAELGGTQGTGDDPAEWNRAGVHAAALPAHLRHYIGLRTGQAQLAAGHRTEAAATLRAAVDGGNALGAHLVAKLGGDFAAQAGLALDGPRQRPNDDELTGRERQVLALVADGLSNREIGERLFISGKTVSVHVSAIMRKLGASSRTEAASRALKRN, translated from the coding sequence ATGCAGTCGTCGCAGGCCAGCAGGACCATGATCGGGCGCGAGGAAGAACTGCGCGCGCTCGCGGAATCCTATGGGCTCGCGCTCCAGAGCAAGCCCCAGGCCGTCGTCGTGGCCGGCGAGGCCGGCCTCGGCAAGACCCGGCTGTTGCGCGAGTTTCTCCACGGCACCGCCGCTTCGGCCCGGGTCCTCTCCGGCCAGTGCGTGGACCTGGGGCCGCTGGCCGCTCCCTACGCGCCCATCGCCGCGGTGCTGCGCTCCCTCGCAAGTGAAATCGGGCTCGCGGAACTCCTGGACCTGGCCGGCCCCGGCCGGGACGCACTGGCACTCCTGCTTCCCGAAGCCGGCACGGCGGAACCGGCCCTCCCCACGGCCAACCTCGTGCTGGAGGCGGTCAGCACTGTCCTGGAACGGGCTGCGGAGAGCCTGCCAACCGTCGTCGTGGTTGAGGACCTGCATTGGGCGGACGAATCCTCCCTGGCCGTGCTGGGATTTATCCTGCGCGCCTTCGACGGTGGCCAGTTCATGCTGGTCATGACGTACCGCAGCGACGACGTGCACCGCGGCCACCCGCTGCGCGCGTTTCTGGCCGAGGTGGAACGGGGCCGGTACGCCAAGAACATCCAGCTCGGCCGGCTCGACCGCGACCAGGTGCGCCAGCAGGTTGAAGCGATCACGGGAGCGCCCGCCAGCTACGAGCTCGTGGAAAATGTGCTGTCCCGCAGCGATGGCATCCCGTTCTTCGTCGAGGAGCTGGTGGGGGTTGACGGCTGTGCCACCGCCACGGAACTGCCGTCTTCACTGCGGGACCTGCTGCTGGCCCGGTACGAGCGCATGGACGAGCCCGTCCAGTACTTCCTGCGTGTCATTGCCGCCGGCGGGACGTGCGTGCCGCACCTGCTGGCGGAGAGCGCGTTCGATCGAACCCTGGACGACTTTGAGGCCTCTGCCCGTCTGGCGCAACAGGCCAACCTGATCGGAATCGACGGGGACAGCTACACCTTCCGGCATGCCCTGCTGCGGGAGGCCATCCATGCCGACCTGCTGCCCGGCGAACGCACACGGTTCCACACCCGCTACGCGCAGGCCCTGGAATCCGGGGATCCGGCGCTCCGCGACACGGCCGCCGTTGCCTACCACTGGGACGCGGCCAATGTTCCGGACAAGACCTTCAAAGCCTCCGTGACCGCCATGGGCGAGGCCTGGCGGAGCTTTGCCTACACGACGTCGGCCCGCATGGGAGAACGTGCCCTGGAGCTTTGGGACAGCGTCGACAGGCCGGAACAGGCCGCGGGAATGCCGCGATACCGCCTCATGGGACGCACGGCCGAGGCCCACAACCTGGCCGGCGACGGCGAACGCTCCCTCGCCGTCATCCGGCTCGCGGCAGGCGAGCCCGCAGCAACGGGCCACGCCCGTGCACGGCTGCTCGCCGACCAGGCCCGGTACCTGGGCTTCAACGCCAAGGCCGGATCCGAGGAACTGCTCCTGCAGGCCCTCGAACTGGTCCCGCCCGACACAGATGACAACCTGCGCGCCAGGCTGCTGAACTGGCTCGCGGCCCGGTACATGCTGGCCGGGACGCTGGACGAGGCAATCGCGGTGGCGACGGAAGCACTCAACCTGGCCACCGCCGCCGGAAACGACGAGGAGCGCTCCGTGGCCGCCAACCTGCGCGGCGTGTCCCGCATCAACGCCGGCGATGTTGCCGGCGGCCGGGAGGACCTGGAGTCCGCCGAAGGCCTCGCCGAAGGCAAGGCCCAGGCGCTCCTGCGCTTCCGGGTCAACTATTCAGACACCTTGAACCTGCTGGGCCTGTACAACGAATCCATCGAGGTCGCGGAGGCGGGCATTGCCCGCGCACGCCAGCTCGGCGTGGAGCGCACCACCGGCGCCCTGCTCTCCTCCAACGCCGTTGAACCCTTGTTTGCCCGGGGTGACTGGAGCCGCGCGGCCGCCCTGCTTGAACGCAACCTGCAGCTCTCCCCTCCGAGTTCCTTCCATGCCTACCTCATGCGGTCAAAGATCTGGTCAACACTGTGGGGTGGGGACATTGTGGGGGCGGATACGCTCTTCCGGCGCTGGCAACCCCTGTTGCGGGAGCTGGCGCGCGTGGAAATGCAGTCACGGCTCCACCTGGCGATCCTCAGCGCGGAACTGGCCTGGGCACAAGGCGAACTGGACCATGCATGGCAGGAGGCCTCCTTCATCCTCAGCCCCGCGTTCAGGCCGCTGCCGGGCTACGATCTGCCCCTGCTGGCCGTCGCGGCCAGGGTGCTGGCCGCCCTCCGCCGGGCCCGTGTCCAGGGTCCGGCCGACGACGAGCGGCGCCTGCGTGCCGTCCTCACCAGGGACTCATTCTGGCCCACCCACCGGGCCTGGCAGGCGCTCCATGACGCTGAGTTGGGAGGGACGCAGGGCACCGGCGACGACCCGGCCGAGTGGAACCGTGCCGGTGTCCACGCGGCGGCGCTGCCGGCCCACCTCCGCCACTACATCGGCCTCCGCACCGGCCAGGCCCAACTTGCCGCCGGTCACCGGACGGAGGCGGCGGCCACGCTCCGCGCCGCCGTCGACGGCGGCAACGCCTTGGGCGCCCACCTGGTTGCGAAGCTGGGCGGCGACTTTGCCGCACAGGCGGGGCTCGCGCTGGACGGGCCCCGCCAGCGCCCCAACGACGACGAACTGACAGGCCGGGAACGCCAGGTCCTTGCGCTGGTGGCCGACGGGCTGAGCAACCGCGAAATCGGCGAGCGTCTGTTCATCAGCGGCAAGACCGTCAGCGTCCATGTCTCCGCGATCATGCGCAAACTCGGTGCCTCCAGCCGCACCGAGGCCGCCAGCCGTGCCCTCAAACGGAACTGA
- a CDS encoding BlaI/MecI/CopY family transcriptional regulator: MATLGDLERAVMDLLWEHPEAITANALRDLLSQRSSGADARPLAVTTVLTVLSRLEKKGLVERERSIRPHRYRAVTSRADHTAELMLEVLGSAPDREAVLARFIGTVSEGEAATLRKLLGRD; encoded by the coding sequence ATGGCTACACTTGGGGACCTGGAACGGGCCGTGATGGATCTTTTGTGGGAACATCCCGAGGCCATTACGGCCAACGCCCTCCGCGACCTGCTTTCACAGCGGTCGTCGGGGGCAGACGCGCGGCCACTGGCCGTCACCACCGTCTTGACGGTGCTGTCGCGGCTGGAGAAAAAAGGACTGGTGGAGCGTGAGCGCTCCATCCGCCCGCACCGCTACCGCGCCGTGACGAGCCGCGCCGACCACACGGCCGAACTCATGCTTGAAGTGCTGGGCTCCGCGCCGGACCGCGAGGCCGTGCTGGCGCGCTTCATCGGCACGGTCAGCGAGGGCGAAGCGGCGACCCTGCGCAAGCTGCTGGGGCGCGACTAG
- the cydB gene encoding cytochrome d ubiquinol oxidase subunit II: MDFLPTLWFFLIAVLWTGYLFLEGFDLGVGMLMKVFARDEKERRLLLNTVGPVWDGNEVWLITAGGATFAAFPFWYASLFSSLYVPLVFVLLALIFRAVAFEYRGKVHHDTWRRVWDWAIGIGSFTAAFGIGAMLALTTTGLPLDANGDRVGGPFAWFTWYAVLGGVALVAFCLLQAAAFLALKTDGAVRLRARRLVGRWLPLGLLPLAVWAVAVALANGKWFSWVLLVLAVAAALLAWTANRRDLEGRSFLFLGAFLLLGSATIFSGVFPVVLPSTLDSAWNLTVANASSSPYTLGLMSVVAAVGVPLVLAYQAWTYWIFRKRISTAHLPEPHDFAPAVGHGDAVGHGDAVVSGNAASAAAGKD; encoded by the coding sequence ATGGATTTCCTTCCCACCCTGTGGTTTTTTCTCATTGCCGTGCTGTGGACCGGATACCTCTTCCTGGAGGGATTCGACCTGGGCGTCGGCATGCTCATGAAAGTCTTTGCCCGCGACGAAAAGGAACGCCGGCTGCTGTTGAACACCGTGGGGCCGGTCTGGGACGGCAATGAGGTCTGGCTGATCACCGCCGGGGGTGCCACCTTTGCCGCCTTCCCGTTCTGGTACGCCTCGCTGTTTTCCAGCCTGTACGTCCCGCTGGTGTTCGTGCTGCTGGCCCTGATCTTCCGTGCGGTGGCCTTTGAGTACCGCGGCAAGGTGCACCATGACACCTGGCGACGCGTGTGGGACTGGGCCATCGGGATCGGCTCCTTCACAGCCGCGTTCGGGATCGGCGCCATGCTGGCCCTGACCACCACCGGCCTGCCGCTGGACGCCAACGGCGACCGCGTGGGCGGACCTTTCGCCTGGTTCACCTGGTACGCCGTCCTGGGCGGGGTGGCGCTGGTGGCCTTCTGCCTCCTCCAGGCAGCCGCCTTCCTGGCCCTGAAGACCGACGGCGCGGTACGCCTGCGTGCCCGCCGCCTCGTGGGGCGCTGGCTGCCCCTGGGCCTGCTGCCGCTGGCGGTGTGGGCCGTCGCCGTGGCCCTGGCCAACGGCAAGTGGTTCAGCTGGGTGCTCCTGGTCCTTGCCGTGGCAGCTGCGTTGCTGGCGTGGACCGCCAACCGCAGGGACCTGGAAGGCCGCAGCTTCCTGTTCCTGGGGGCGTTCCTGCTGCTGGGCAGCGCCACCATCTTCAGCGGCGTGTTCCCGGTGGTGCTGCCCTCCACGCTCGACTCCGCGTGGAACCTCACGGTGGCCAATGCCTCGTCGTCGCCCTACACCCTGGGGCTGATGTCCGTCGTGGCGGCCGTGGGCGTCCCCTTGGTCCTGGCGTACCAGGCCTGGACCTACTGGATCTTCCGCAAGCGCATCAGCACCGCACACCTGCCCGAACCGCACGATTTTGCGCCCGCCGTCGGACATGGGGACGCCGTCGGACATGGGGACGCCGTCGTGTCCGGCAATGCGGCTTCTGCCGCGGCGGGGAAGGACTAG